A single window of Cryptococcus depauperatus CBS 7841 chromosome 2, complete sequence DNA harbors:
- a CDS encoding uracil phosphoribosyltransferase has translation MSSIHSNITTCLPASGRNTHKTELPGNAFLLPPTSQLQSLLTIIRDETTQRGDFVFTSDRIIRLLVEEGLNHLPVIPKKVVTPVGKEFGGVAFQGRICGVSIMRAGEAMEAGLRDCCRSVRIGKILIQRDEETAQPKLFYVKLPDDIAQRYVLLLDPMLATGGSCIKAIEVLMEHGVKEEKILFLNLIASPEGINNVCKRFPKLTLITAWIDEGLDGHSYIVPGLGDFGDRYFL, from the exons ATGTCATCTATTCATTCCAATATCACCACCTGTCTTCCCGCCTCTGGGCGAAATACTCACAAGACAGAACTTCCTGGAAATgcttttctccttcctccaACCTCTCAGCTTCAGTCTCTTCTCACCATCATACGAGATGAGACGACCCAGAG GGGTGATTTTGTCTT CACCTCAGACAGGATCATTAGACTACTCGTCGAAGAAG GGCTGAACCATCTTCCTGTCATTCCAAAGAAAGTTGTTACGCCTGTAGGTAAAGAATTTGGAGGCGTAGCTTTCCAAGGCAGGATTTGTGGTGTTTCCATCATGAGAG CTGGAGAA GCAATGGAAGCCGGCCTGCGGGACTGTTGTCGTTCAG TACGAATTGGCAAG ATTCTTATACAAAGG GACGAGGAGACGGCTCAGCCCAAACTATTT TATGTCAAACTTCCCGATGACATTGCTCAGCGTTATGTACTTCTCCTCGACCCTATGCTTG CGACAGGTGGGTCGTGTATCAAGGCCATCGAAGTCCTCATGGAACACGGtgtgaaagaagaaaagattctcttcctcaacttG ATTGCCTCGCCCGAGGGCATCAACAATGTCTGCAAGCGTTTCCCCAAGCTTACCTTG ATCACTGCTTGGATTGATGAGGGCCTTGACGGCCACTCTTACATTGTCCCTGGGCTTGGGGACTTTGGTGATAG ATACTTTTTGTAA
- a CDS encoding 40S ribosomal protein S9, which yields MTAAPRKQSKTYKVPKRPYEAARLDAELKLAGEYGLRNKREIWRIQLTLSKIRRAARELLKLDDKDPKRLFEGNALIRRLVRIGVLDDTRMRLDYVLALKTEDFLERRLQTQVFKLGLAKSVHHARVLIRQRHIRVGKQIVNVPSFVVRLDSQKHIDYALTSPYGGGRPGRVKRKRAKAAAGGSGDAEEEDEE from the exons ATGACCGC CGCTCCCAGGAAGCAGTCCAAGACTTACAAGGTCCCCAAGAGGCCTTACGAGGCTGCTCGACTTGACGCTGAGCTCAAG CTTGCAGGGGAGTACGGTCTCCGTAACAAGCGAGAAATCTGGCGTATTCAACTTACCCTTTCCAAAATCCGACGAGCTGCTCGAGAACTCCTCAAGCTTGACGACAAGGACCCCAAGCGTCTTTTTGAAGGCAATGCCTTGATTCGACGACTTGTCCGAATTGGTGTGCTCGATGACACCCGCATGCGTCTTGATTACGTATTGGCTCTCAAGACTGAGGATTTCCTTGAGAGGCGTCTGCAGACCCAAGTTTTCAAGCTTGG TCTTGCCAAGTCTGTTCACCACGCCCGTGTTCTCATTAGGCAAAGGCACATTCGTGTTGGCAAGCAAATTGTCAACGTTCCTTCCTTCGTTGTCCGACTTGATTCTCAGAA GCACATTGATTATGCTCTCACTTCTCCCTACGGCGGCGGCCGACCTGGTCGTgtcaagaggaagagggcCAAGGCGGCTGCTGGCGGCAGCGGTGAtgctgaagaggaggatgaggaGTAA